In Kaistia defluvii, the sequence GTCTCGCCATGCAGGCGAAGGCCCTGCTGCGCGCCAACGAGCTGTCGATGTTCATTCCCGTCCACCAGCAGCCCATGGCCTGGGCGACCGGCGCCAACATCGAGAGCGTCCTGCAGCTCTCCGACAACAAGCCGCGCCACTGGCTGACCCGCATGGCCGAGTAGGCTCGGGATCACGCCCCGCATCGATGGACCGTCGCGCCCGGCGCGGCGGTCCGGCCCCGTCCTAAGGGGCCGACGTCCTTCACTCCGCTGGAGACACGCCGTTGCTGCTGCTCATCATCAAGCGCATGGCCAATGCCATCTTCGTCATTCTGGCGGTATCGCTGCTCGCCTTCACCATCTTCAAGTTCCTCGGTGATCCCGTTCAGCTGATGCTCAATCCCCAGGCCACGCAGCAGGAGCGCGACCAGCTCACCGAGCGACTCGGGCTGAACGATCCCGTCCCGGTCCAGTTTGCGAAATTCGTCTTCAATGCCGCGCGCGGCGAGTTCGGCATGAGCTACCGCAACCAGATGCCCGTGATGGAGGTGATCGCCGAGCGCTTTCCCGCCACCTTCGAGCTGGTGCTGGTTTCCTCGATCCTGGCACTCCTGATCGGCCTGCCGCTGGGCGTCTTCGCCGCCATACGCGGTGGCACGGTCATGGCCCGCGTCTTTCACCTGATCTCGATGATCGGCGTTTCGGTGCCCGCCTTCGTCATCGGCATCCTGCTGATCCTGGTCTTTTCGATCGAACTCAAATGGCTGCCTGCCTTCGGGCGCGGCAAGGTCGTGGATCTCGGTTTCTGGACCACCGGCTTCCTGACGCCCAGCGGCCGTGCGGCCCTCGTCATGCCGTCGATCTCGCTGGCCCTGTTCCAGATCTCGTTCATCATGCGGCTGGTGACGGCGGAGATGCTCGAAGTCCTACGGACCGATTTCATCCGCTTCGCCAAGGCTCGCGGCCTCAAGGCCCGCGCGATCTATTTTCGCCACGGCCTGCGCAACTGCATGATGCCGGTCGTGACGATGACCGGCATGCTGATCGGCGACCTGATCGCCTTCACCCTGGTCACCGAGATCGTC encodes:
- a CDS encoding ABC transporter permease, with the translated sequence MLLLIIKRMANAIFVILAVSLLAFTIFKFLGDPVQLMLNPQATQQERDQLTERLGLNDPVPVQFAKFVFNAARGEFGMSYRNQMPVMEVIAERFPATFELVLVSSILALLIGLPLGVFAAIRGGTVMARVFHLISMIGVSVPAFVIGILLILVFSIELKWLPAFGRGKVVDLGFWTTGFLTPSGRAALVMPSISLALFQISFIMRLVTAEMLEVLRTDFIRFAKARGLKARAIYFRHGLRNCMMPVVTMTGMLIGDLIAFTLVTEIVFQWPGMGFLFVQSVQYVDIPVMAAYLMIVCCIFITINLIVDLIYVVVDPRVDQLVRGGGNGH